A single genomic interval of Tursiops truncatus isolate mTurTru1 chromosome 1, mTurTru1.mat.Y, whole genome shotgun sequence harbors:
- the ERRFI1 gene encoding ERBB receptor feedback inhibitor 1, which produces MSMAGVAAQEIRVPLKTGFLHDGQALGSLKACWGGRGEFENGFLNIDPITMAYSLNSTAEHLTSIGRASRSAPMNGSHFPEHGPSAKSRLPPLIIPPSEGWGQQEEGRVACGLKKLAVNGVCASTPPLTPIKTPPSLFPGVAPCERGSRPLPPLPISEDLSLDETDCEVEFLTSSDTDFLLEDCAISEFRPDGPGRRSFRGCGQINYAYFDTPAVSAADLSQAHDQAAGGTSANPPLSQAHRRLRRSHSGPAGSFNKPAIRISSYVHRASPNSDDDKPEVPPRVPIPPRPAKPDYRRWSAEVTSSTYSDEDRPPKVPPREPLSGSNSRTPSPKSLPSYLNGVMPPTQSFAPDPKYVSSKALQRQHSEGAAGKVPCILPIIENGKKVSSTHYYLLPERPPYLDKYEKFFREAEETHTSTPIQPLPADGSVFSAPEKLDSKPRVDLAGHVKRRHFSYVVSP; this is translated from the exons ATGTCCATGGCCGGAGTCGCTGCTCAGGAGATCAGAGTCCCGTTAAAAACTGGGTTTCTGCACGATGGCCAAGCCCTGGGGAGCCTGAAGGCCTGCTGGGGGGGCCGCGGCGAGTTTGAGAA CGGCTTTTTGAACATCGACCCCATAACCATGGCCTACAGTCTGAACTCGACGGCGGAGCACCTAACATCCATAG GGCGCGCTTCCAGGTCTGCTCCGATGAACGGCAGCCACTTTCCGGAGCACGGCCCCTCCGCCAAGTCTCGCCTGCCCCCTCTCATCATCCCCCCGAGTGAaggctgggggcagcaggaggagggTCGGGTGGCGTGTGGATTGAAGAAGCTGGCAGTGAACGGGGTCTGTGCCTCCACGCCCCCGCTCACCCCCATCAAGACGCCCCCGTCCCTCTTCCCTGGCGTGGCCCCCTGCGAGCGGGGCTCTAGGCCCCTGCCACCCCTGCCCATCTCCGAGGACCTCTCCCTGGACGAGACAGACTGCGAGGTCGAGTTCCTGACCAGCTCGGACACGGACTTCCTTCTAGAAGACTGCGCGATCTCCGAGTTCAGACCTGACGGCCCTGGCAGGCGCAGCTTCCGAGGGTGCGGACAGATCAACTACGCGTATTTCGATACCCCGGCCGTCTCGGCCGCGGATCTCAGCCAGGCGCACGACCAGGCTGCTGGGGGGACGAGTGCCAACCCCCCTCTGTCCCAGGCCCACCGGAGACTGAGGAGGTCTCACTCAGGCCCCGCAGGGTCCTTTAACAAGCCGGCCATCAGGATCTCCAGCTACGTGCACAGGGCTTCTCCCAACTCCGATGACGACAAGCCCGAGGTGCCCCCCCGGGTCCCCATCCCTCCCCGGCCGGCCAAGCCGGACTACAGAAGGTGGTCGGCCGAAGTCACTTCCAGCACCTACAGCGACGAGGACAGGCCCCCCAAAGTCCCGCCGAGAGAACCCTTGTCCGGGAGTAACTCCCGCACCCCGAGCCCCAAAAGTCTCCCGTCTTACCTCAACGGGGTCATGCCCCCCACGCAGAGCTTTGCCCCCGACCCCAAGTATGTGAGCAGCAAAGCCCTGCAGAGACAGCACAGCGAGGGGGCCGCCGGTAAGGTCCCCTGCATCCTGCCCATCATTGAAAACGGGAAGAAAGTGAGCTCAACGCATTATTACCTGCTCCCTGAGAGGCCGCCCTACCTGGACAAATACGAAAAGTTTTTTAGGGAAGCAGAAGAGACACACACGAGCACCCCcatccagcccctccctgccGACGGCAGTGTCTTTTCGGCCCCAGAAAAGCTGGACTCGAAACCAAGAGTGGATCTGGCAGGCCACGTGAAGCGCAGACATTTCTCCTACGTGGTTTCCCCTTAG